GCGTAACACCTATGGCCCGGATACCTTGTATCACTACAATCTGCAACGCTCATTTACCTTGAGCGCCAGCATATTGCCATTCCTGCCGCTCTCCACGGCGCTGGACAAACTGCAGGCCGAGGCCAAAAAAGTCCTGCCGGATGGCTATCAAACCTCGCTGACCGGGCAGAGTCGTGATTATGTGGAAACGGCGGGTTCGCTCTACATCACCTTTGGTATTGCGCTGATCTTCATCTATCTGGTGCTGGCCGCACAATTTGAGAGCTGGGTGCATCCGTTGACCATCCTGTTATCAGTACCGCTGGCGCTCACCGGTGCATTGCTGACCTTGATGCTGGCACATCAGAGCCTCAACCTGTTCAGCGAGATCGGCATTATCCTGCTCATCGGACTGGTGACCAAAAACGGTATCCTGATGGTGGAATACGCCAACCAACTGCGTGCTGCCGGAGAAACACTGATGCATGCGGCAATCGAAGCCGGGCGCATCCGTTTCCGCCCTATCATCATGACCTCACTGGCCATGATTGCCGGTAGCCTGCCGCTGGCACTTGCCACGGGTGCTGGTGCTCAGACGCGTCAACCACTGGGCTGGGCGGTAGTGGGTGGCCTGATGTTCAGTACCGTGTTCAGTCTGATCATCACCCCCTTGTTCTACCTGCTGATCACCGGACTCGCCGATAAACTCGGCCTGCGTACTATCCCACCGAAAATCAGCTTTACGGAAGAAAAAGATATGGAACACACCGATGGGAGTCAAACCGTATGAAGACCACATTTGCAGTCAGCGCACTGGTATTGACTCTGAGCGGTTGCGCGGTGGGGCCGGATTTCAAGCGCCCTGCTCTGCCTGAGAACTCAGGCTATAGCGAAGGGGCCCACGCAACGCAAACACCGGTAGCTGCAGGTATCGCGCAGCATTTTAATGATAATGCGGCGATTAGCGCCGACTGGTGGCAATTGTTCCAGTCGCCGGCATTGAACCAGCTGGTAAAAACCGCGCTCGACAATAGCCCGACCATCGATGCCGCACATGCCCGATTTGATCAGGCGCAAGCCGTGCTGGATGCTGATTATGGCGCACTGTATCCGCAAGTCACTGCCAATCTCGGGGCTCAGCGCCAAAAACCGACATCAATACGCTTTGGCACGATAGGTACGAGTAATGCCTATAATTTGTATAGCGGTTCTATTGGCGTCAGTTACGCCATCGATATTTTCGGCTACTCACGCCGGGCGCTCGAACGTGATCAGGCCAGCCTGACCAATCAACACATGCAATTACGTGCTGCGCAATTGACCCTGACCGCGAATGTCATCAACAGCGCCTTCCAGATTGCCTCACTGACCGCGCAGATCGATGCCACTCAAGCCATCATCCAGAATCAACAGAATCTGATTGGCCTGGCTCAGCAGCAATACAAGGCCGGGCTGATCGCTAATTCCGACGTGCTCAGCCTGCAATCGCAAATCGCCACTACTCAGGCTTTGTTACCGCCATTGCAACAGCGTCTGGGCCAGACCCGGCATCTGCTGGCAACCTATCTGGGCGCGACACCTGCTAATGCGCAAATCAGTGAAATACATTTAAGTGATTTCCAACTGCCAGTCGAACTGCCATTAAGTCTGCCGACTGATC
The Sulfuriferula thiophila DNA segment above includes these coding regions:
- a CDS encoding efflux transporter outer membrane subunit produces the protein MKTTFAVSALVLTLSGCAVGPDFKRPALPENSGYSEGAHATQTPVAAGIAQHFNDNAAISADWWQLFQSPALNQLVKTALDNSPTIDAAHARFDQAQAVLDADYGALYPQVTANLGAQRQKPTSIRFGTIGTSNAYNLYSGSIGVSYAIDIFGYSRRALERDQASLTNQHMQLRAAQLTLTANVINSAFQIASLTAQIDATQAIIQNQQNLIGLAQQQYKAGLIANSDVLSLQSQIATTQALLPPLQQRLGQTRHLLATYLGATPANAQISEIHLSDFQLPVELPLSLPTDLVHQRPDILASEAQLTAANAQVGVSTAALYPHVSLNASFGQNSLKLASLFDPVNNLWSLAANLAQPIFDGGTLKAQQRQAQAAYRESLANYKLTLLNAFSQVADVLGALQHDAESLAIQQQAAQTAEQAGKLVDLRYQAGKASYIDLLNAQRQTQQSQLAVIQAQTQRLQDTAALFTALGGGWWSKP